From the genome of Sphingobacterium kitahiroshimense, one region includes:
- a CDS encoding FtsB family cell division protein, with translation MDRFLALIRNKYFLAGIAFTVWMCFFDRNDFATQYSYQHQKSNLEREKAFYEKENESIIETITDIRSDQREVQRIAREKYKMKKENEDVYIVTEVEPKEEN, from the coding sequence ATGGATAGATTTTTAGCACTTATTCGAAACAAATATTTTTTAGCTGGTATAGCTTTTACTGTTTGGATGTGTTTTTTTGATCGTAATGATTTTGCAACACAATATAGTTACCAGCATCAAAAAAGTAATTTGGAGAGAGAGAAAGCGTTTTACGAGAAAGAAAATGAGAGTATTATTGAAACCATAACAGACATCCGCTCTGATCAACGTGAAGTGCAAAGGATAGCTCGTGAAAAATATAAAATGAAGAAAGAAAATGAGGATGTTTATATTGTAACCGAGGTAGAACCAAAAGAAGAAAATTAA
- the lpxB gene encoding lipid-A-disaccharide synthase, producing MKYYLIAGESSGDLHGANLINALKVEDPDATFKIVGGTQMEESADQKALIHTSEMAFMGFVEVLKNLGTISKNLKKVKEDIIKEKPDCVILIDFPGFNLKIADFAKKKGIKTCYYISPKVWAWNQKRVIKIKHVVDHMFCILPFEVDFYKKWKMPVDYVGNPLLDAISSYKFNPNFITEQQLSERPIIALLPGSRKMEIEKLLPVMANLTYLFPMHQFVIAGAPNFDKSYYQQYIGDQNIPIVFNATYDLLKHAEAAVVTSGTATLETGILKVPQVVVYKANALSIWIAKQVIKVKFISLVNLINDFLSVRELIQDDCTTYDIAQELDQLINKAEYRASVMENYETLAQKLGEPGASNKTAKLIVQYLK from the coding sequence ATGAAATATTATCTTATAGCAGGCGAATCTTCCGGAGATTTACATGGTGCAAACTTGATCAACGCATTAAAAGTCGAAGATCCAGACGCTACCTTCAAAATCGTAGGCGGCACGCAGATGGAAGAATCTGCAGATCAAAAGGCCTTAATACACACTTCGGAAATGGCCTTTATGGGCTTTGTCGAAGTATTAAAAAACTTAGGTACCATTTCAAAAAATCTAAAAAAGGTAAAAGAAGATATTATTAAAGAAAAGCCTGATTGTGTCATTTTAATTGATTTCCCCGGCTTTAACTTAAAAATCGCAGATTTTGCCAAGAAAAAAGGTATAAAAACATGTTACTATATTTCTCCAAAAGTATGGGCATGGAATCAAAAACGTGTGATTAAAATTAAACATGTCGTCGATCACATGTTCTGTATCCTTCCCTTTGAAGTCGATTTTTATAAAAAATGGAAAATGCCCGTTGACTATGTTGGAAATCCATTACTAGATGCCATTTCATCTTACAAATTCAATCCTAATTTCATTACGGAACAACAGCTCAGCGAACGGCCAATCATCGCATTGCTGCCTGGTAGCCGTAAAATGGAAATAGAAAAGTTATTACCGGTTATGGCAAATTTAACCTACCTCTTTCCAATGCATCAATTTGTAATTGCAGGAGCACCAAATTTTGATAAATCATACTACCAGCAATACATTGGTGATCAAAATATACCAATTGTATTTAATGCTACTTACGATTTATTAAAACATGCCGAAGCAGCAGTCGTAACAAGTGGGACAGCAACATTGGAGACTGGAATTCTTAAAGTACCTCAAGTCGTTGTTTATAAAGCCAATGCACTATCTATATGGATTGCTAAACAGGTCATTAAAGTAAAATTCATTTCGCTGGTCAATTTAATTAATGACTTCTTGTCTGTAAGAGAATTGATTCAAGACGATTGTACCACTTACGATATTGCACAAGAGTTAGATCAATTGATCAATAAAGCAGAATACCGGGCAAGTGTAATGGAAAATTATGAAACATTGGCCCAAAAACTAGGAGAACCAGGAGCATCAAACAAAACCGCTAAATTAATTGTTCAGTATTTGAAGTAG